Proteins encoded by one window of Venturia canescens isolate UGA chromosome 2, ASM1945775v1, whole genome shotgun sequence:
- the tho2 gene encoding THO complex subunit 2 isoform X1 encodes MAGKSWNSDMWKTWDKHGKNDFLKIIKHKYKEGDAPEWKRGLYELISNGVRGSIKKDSVVTTLGELVSIDAAIPSAIVDIFTLIDAEAQNDERNNFYYIVKECEKFLTDRILTERLEIETLQDVGTLKNRNFQTKFIKVKTKLYYKQRKFNLFREESEGYSKLIVELNQDRPAEGVTGILEIVKSLIGYFNLDPNRVLDILLETFENRPQDDALFIPLIRSYMSDQQVLCEVLGFKYRSTADSTPFSLQKVTALMLQHGVIELDDILPWLVPDDKSIIKDHAQAMKQAKEYVRKMSVISTKDKEEVPEEKENVQDKYGSNQKFGLCEALLEIGAWQVAQNLFNRLPDHCFTDQRPIALALCKMIQSLIEPVYRKHCIISPKLPGRKVPPLESTLAPKPMENLQSIHEQLLPMLMILGPNLHHDPILMYKIMRLCHAAIKQCPIDASKQLVDKTNTLYYDVLTILDGALLPSLSFMDCNCCVAEEMWNILKHYPYQNRYALYARWKNDTPQQHAALLRKRADAEKKIKSIMKRVSKETIKPVGRSIGKLTHSSPGVLFDYVLIQIQLYDNLIGPVVDSLKYLTNISYDVLGYCLVEALAGADRDRFKHDGTSISLWLQSLASFCGAIFKKYNIELTGLLQYVADQLKAQKSLDLLILKEIVQKMAGIEAAEEMTADQLDAMGGGDLLKNEAGYFGQVRNTKKSSQRLKETLAEHDLAVALCLLMAQQKHCVVYRETDQSHLKLVGKLYDQCQDTLVQFGTFLGSTMTVDEYVERLPSIHSMLQDNHIHSDVAFFLARPMFAHAINIKYDALRKADPNYKKMSTSMKQAKYAEAAQFVMAPVAQSVRPLHPLKVWEDISPQFLVTFWSLSMYDLFVPVESYQREINKLKQQAAQASDSKEMNVSKVKKEQERCGTLIEKLQDEKRKQEEHVEKVFAYLRQEKDSWFLSRSAKSAKNETITQFLQLCLFPRCTFTTVDAMYCAKFVHTIHSLKTANFSTLLCYDRLFCDITYSVTSCTENEANRYGRFLCAMLETVMRWHSEKAIFDKECSNYPGFVTKFRVSNQFSEANDMVGFENYRHVCHKWHYKITKAIVVCLDSKDYVQIRNSLIILIKILPHFPVLSKLSSILERKVEKVREEERGQRQDLHVLATSYSGQLKARAPNMIRESDFHHVGEKTGKIQENTNNDSNDKVSNGVVPKEVSNGEAKAEKDSKEQREKRNVANQVHHEITEKVRKKEEPKETLEAKEKHVKKEEIKEEENIEKKDRKYYKEEHYYSGGVDNLDRDLSSVSNSSASSGPPQDGPERVSETKRRKVESIPKQEGRRAEVVVDKKERSAKAKVRDEQKELRREKKLSRKRDRTEETAVAAEQKRRKDDDRAKGTHQNGDLPEHREKHHYSKEKSPYTKERAHEREGREGRDKHRRSSDPKRR; translated from the exons ATGGCCGGTAAATCGTGGAATTCAGATATGTGGAAAACGTGGGATAAAcatgggaaaaatgattt CCTCAAGATAATCAAGCACAAATATAAGGAAGGTGACGCTCCAG AATGGAAACGAGGTTTATACGAATTAATATCCAACGGAGTTCGTGGAAGCATAAAGAAGGACAGCGTAGTTACTACTCTTGGAGAACTCGTT AGCATCGATGCTGCCATCCCATCAGCCATTGTAGATATTTTCACTCTCATAGATGCCGAAGCCCAGAATgacgaaagaaataatttctatTACATCGTAAAAGAATGCGAAAAG TTTTTGACAGATAGGATTTTGACGGAACGTCTGGAAATCGAGACTCTTCAGGACGTAGGGACGCTCaagaatcgaaattttcaaacaaagtTTATCAAAGTGAAAACAAAACTCTA TTACAAACAGAGAAAGTTCAACCTCTTTAGAGAGGAGAGCGAAGGATACTCTAAGCTTATTGTAGAATTAAATCAAGATCGACCAGCCGAAGGAGTTACCGGAATCTTGGAAATCGTAAAATCACTAATCG GATATTTTAATTTAGATCCCAACAGAGTCCTCGACATATTGTTGGAAACATTCGAAAATCGGCCACAGGACGACGCTCTTTTCATACCACTTATTCGTTCATATATGAGCGATCAACAAGTACTTTGCGAAGTTCTTGGCTTTAAATATCGTTCGACCGCGGATTCTACGCCATTCTCATTGCAAAAAGTTACAGCACTGATGTTACAACACGGTGTTATTGAATTAGATGATATTTTGCCTTGGCTCGTCCCAGATGACAAGAGTATTATTAAAGATCATGCTCAGGCAATGAAACAGGCTAAAGAATACGTACGTAAAATGAGTGTCATTTCGACCAAGGACAAAGAAGAAGTCCcagaagaaaaggaaaatgtTCAG GACAAATACGGGAGTAATCAAAAATTCGGACTGTGCGAGGCTTTGTTAGAGATCGGTGCTTGGCAAGTAgctcaaaatttattcaaccGATTGCCCGATCATTGTTTCACTGATCAACGACCCATTGCACTGGCTTTGTGCAAAATGATTCAGTCACTCATCGAACCAGTCTATCGCAA GCACTGTATAATTTCGCCAAAATTGCCAGGTCGCAAGGTTCCACCTCTTGAAAGTACATTAGCTCCGAAACCAATGGAAAACTTGCAGAGTATTCACGAACAATTATTACCAATGTTGATGATACTCGGTCCGAATTTGCATCATGATCCAATTCTTATGTACAAAATCATGAGGTTGTGTCACGCAGCGATAAAACAGTGTCCGATTGACGCGAGCAAGCAACTTGTTGACAAAACGAATACTCTTTACTACGATGTTCTAACGATTCTCGATGGGGCACTGTTGCCATCGCTTTCATTCATGGACTGCAATTGTTGTGTCGCTGAAGAAATGTGGAACATCCTCAAACATTATCCGTATCAAAATCGTTACGCACTTTATGCGCGTTGGAAAAACGACACGCCGCAACAACATGCGGCCCTCTTAAGGAAACGCGCGGACgctgaaaagaaaatcaaatcaatcatgaaacgTGTTagcaaagaaacgattaaaccGGTCGGAAGATCCATTGGAAAGTTAACTCATTCTTCGCCAGGAGTTTTATTCGATTATGTACtcattcaaattcaactttacGACAACCTTATAG GTCCCGTCGTCGATTCTCTAAAATATTTAACAAATATCTCGTACGATGTGCTTGGTTACTGTTTGgtcgaggctctcgccggtGCTGATCGAGACAGATTTAAACATGATGGTACAAGCATATCATTGTGGTTACAGTCATTAGCCTCGTTTTGCGGtgctattttcaaaaaatataacaTCGAATTGACTGGTCTCCTTCAGTACGTTGCGGATCAACTAAAAGCACAAAAAAG CTTGGATCTTCTTATTCTCAAAGAAATAGTACAAAAAATGGCGGGTATTGAAGCAGCTGAGGAAATGACTGCCGATCAACTCGACGCGATGGGCGGTGGAGACCTTTTGAAAAACGAG GCTGGTTACTTCGGTCAAGtacgaaatacaaaaaaatcatcgcaACGATTGAAGGAGACTTTGGCAGAACACGATTTGGCCGTAGCACTTTGTTTATTGATGGCACAGCAGAAGCACTGTGTAGTTTATCGTGAAACTGATCAGTCCCATCTCAAACTTGTTG GTAAATTATACGACCAGTGCCAAGACACCCTCGTCCAATTCGGAACTTTTTTGGGCTCTACGATGACAGTCGACGAGTATGTCGAAAGACTCCCGTCCATACACTCAATGCTCCAAGACAATCATATACATTCGGACGTTGCCTTTTTCCTCGCACGTCCAATGTTTGCACATGCTATAAAC atcaaatatgatgctcTCCGGAAAGCTGACCCGAATTACAAGAAAATGTCGACGTCAATGAAACAAGCTAAATATGCGGAAGCCGCTCAATTCGTAATGGCACCGGTTGCGCAATCGGTTCGTCCTTTGCACCCTCTCAAAGTTTGGGAAGACATATCTCCGCAATTTCTCGTTACATTCTGGTCCTTATCGATGTACGATTTATTCGTTCCTGTGGAGAGTTATCAGCGAGAGATTAACAAGCTGAAGCAACAAGCTGCTCAAGCTTCGGACTCGAAAGAAATG AACGTcagtaaagtgaaaaaagaacAAGAGCGTTGTGGGACGTTAATCGAAAAGCTTCAGGACGAGAAGAGAAAACAAGAAGAACACGTGGAAAAAGTATTTGCCTATCTACGACAAGAGAAAGATTCTTGGTTTCTGTCGAGAAGTGCAAAATCTgcaaaaaacgaaacaatCACACAGTTTCTACAACTCTGCTTATTCCCACGATGTACTTTTACTACCGTCGATGCAATGTATTGCGCTAAATTCGTACACACCATTCATTCACTCAAGACTgcgaatttttcaacgttacTTTGCTACGACAGA CTCTTTTGTGATATAACTTACTCTGTAACTTCTTGCACCGAAAACGAGGCGAATCGTTATGGACGGTTCCTGTGTGCAATGCTCGAAACAGTAATGAGATGGCACTCTGAGAAAGCGATATTCGATAAGGAATGTAGTAATTACCCTGGCTTCGTGACGAAATTTCGCGTCAGTAATCAATTTTCCGAAGCCAATGATATGGTCGGGTTCGAAAATTACCGACACGTCTGCCACAAGTGGCATTATAAAATTACGAAG gcAATCGTAGTATGTTTGGACTCTAAAGATTACGTTCAAATTAGGAATTCTTTGATAATACTTATCAAAATATTGCCACACTTTCCGGTGCTTTCTAAACTTTCATCCATTCTCGAGCGTAAAGTCGAGAAAGTACGGGAGGAAGAACGTGGACAACGGCAAGATTTGCACGTTCTCGCGACCTCTTACAGCGGACAATTGAAAGCGAGAGCACCGAATATGATTCGTGAATCAGATTTTCATCACGTCGGCGAAAAGACTGGAAAAATACAAGAGAATACGAACAATGATAGCAACGATAAAGTCAGCAATGGGGTAGTACCAAAAGAGGTTTCGAACGGTGAAGCAAAAGCCGAAAAGGATAGCAAAGAACAACGTGAAAAACGCAACGTCGCTAATCAAGTTCATCA CGAAATCACCGAGAAAGTACGGAAAAAGGAAGAGCCCAAGGAAACACtggaagcaaaagaaaaacacgtgaaaaaggaagaaattaaggaagaagaaaacattgagaaaaaagatcgCAAATATTATAAA GAGGAACATTATTATAGTGGAGGAGTCGATAATTTGGATCGAGATTTATCCAGTGTATCAAACAGTAGCGCAAGTTCCGGACCTCCTCAGGACGGGCCCGAAAGAG TTTCCGAaacgaagagaagaaaagttGAGAGCATTCCGAAG CAGGAAGGACGTCGAGCCGAAGTCGTCGTCGATAAAAAGGAGCGTTCGGCCAAAGCGAAGGTCCGAGACGAACAAAAAGAattgagaagagaaaaaaaactcagccGAAAGAGG GATCGTACCGAAGAAACGGCAGTGGCTGCCGAACAAAAACGAAGGAAGGACGACGACAGGG CGAAAGGAACCCATCAAAATGGTGATCTTCCGGAGCACAGAGAAAAACATCACTATAGCAAG gAAAAATCACCGTACACGAAGGAACGCGCTCACGAACGGGAAGGTCGCGAAGGACGGGACAAACA TAGGAGAAGTTCGGATCCAAAACGAAGATGA
- the tho2 gene encoding THO complex subunit 2 isoform X2, which yields MAGKSWNSDMWKTWDKHGKNDFLKIIKHKYKEGDAPEWKRGLYELISNGVRGSIKKDSVVTTLGELVSIDAAIPSAIVDIFTLIDAEAQNDERNNFYYIVKECEKFLTDRILTERLEIETLQDVGTLKNRNFQTKFIKVKTKLYYKQRKFNLFREESEGYSKLIVELNQDRPAEGVTGILEIVKSLIGYFNLDPNRVLDILLETFENRPQDDALFIPLIRSYMSDQQVLCEVLGFKYRSTADSTPFSLQKVTALMLQHGVIELDDILPWLVPDDKSIIKDHAQAMKQAKEYVRKMSVISTKDKEEVPEEKENVQDKYGSNQKFGLCEALLEIGAWQVAQNLFNRLPDHCFTDQRPIALALCKMIQSLIEPVYRKHCIISPKLPGRKVPPLESTLAPKPMENLQSIHEQLLPMLMILGPNLHHDPILMYKIMRLCHAAIKQCPIDASKQLVDKTNTLYYDVLTILDGALLPSLSFMDCNCCVAEEMWNILKHYPYQNRYALYARWKNDTPQQHAALLRKRADAEKKIKSIMKRVSKETIKPVGRSIGKLTHSSPGVLFDYVLIQIQLYDNLIGPVVDSLKYLTNISYDVLGYCLVEALAGADRDRFKHDGTSISLWLQSLASFCGAIFKKYNIELTGLLQYVADQLKAQKSLDLLILKEIVQKMAGIEAAEEMTADQLDAMGGGDLLKNEAGYFGQVRNTKKSSQRLKETLAEHDLAVALCLLMAQQKHCVVYRETDQSHLKLVGKLYDQCQDTLVQFGTFLGSTMTVDEYVERLPSIHSMLQDNHIHSDVAFFLARPMFAHAINIKYDALRKADPNYKKMSTSMKQAKYAEAAQFVMAPVAQSVRPLHPLKVWEDISPQFLVTFWSLSMYDLFVPVESYQREINKLKQQAAQASDSKEMNVSKVKKEQERCGTLIEKLQDEKRKQEEHVEKVFAYLRQEKDSWFLSRSAKSAKNETITQFLQLCLFPRCTFTTVDAMYCAKFVHTIHSLKTANFSTLLCYDRLFCDITYSVTSCTENEANRYGRFLCAMLETVMRWHSEKAIFDKECSNYPGFVTKFRVSNQFSEANDMVGFENYRHVCHKWHYKITKAIVVCLDSKDYVQIRNSLIILIKILPHFPVLSKLSSILERKVEKVREEERGQRQDLHVLATSYSGQLKARAPNMIRESDFHHVGEKTGKIQENTNNDSNDKVSNGVVPKEVSNGEAKAEKDSKEQREKRNVANQVHHEITEKVRKKEEPKETLEAKEKHVKKEEIKEEENIEKKDRKYYKEEHYYSGGVDNLDRDLSSVSNSSASSGPPQDGPERVSETKRRKVESIPKEGRRAEVVVDKKERSAKAKVRDEQKELRREKKLSRKRDRTEETAVAAEQKRRKDDDRAKGTHQNGDLPEHREKHHYSKEKSPYTKERAHEREGREGRDKHRRSSDPKRR from the exons ATGGCCGGTAAATCGTGGAATTCAGATATGTGGAAAACGTGGGATAAAcatgggaaaaatgattt CCTCAAGATAATCAAGCACAAATATAAGGAAGGTGACGCTCCAG AATGGAAACGAGGTTTATACGAATTAATATCCAACGGAGTTCGTGGAAGCATAAAGAAGGACAGCGTAGTTACTACTCTTGGAGAACTCGTT AGCATCGATGCTGCCATCCCATCAGCCATTGTAGATATTTTCACTCTCATAGATGCCGAAGCCCAGAATgacgaaagaaataatttctatTACATCGTAAAAGAATGCGAAAAG TTTTTGACAGATAGGATTTTGACGGAACGTCTGGAAATCGAGACTCTTCAGGACGTAGGGACGCTCaagaatcgaaattttcaaacaaagtTTATCAAAGTGAAAACAAAACTCTA TTACAAACAGAGAAAGTTCAACCTCTTTAGAGAGGAGAGCGAAGGATACTCTAAGCTTATTGTAGAATTAAATCAAGATCGACCAGCCGAAGGAGTTACCGGAATCTTGGAAATCGTAAAATCACTAATCG GATATTTTAATTTAGATCCCAACAGAGTCCTCGACATATTGTTGGAAACATTCGAAAATCGGCCACAGGACGACGCTCTTTTCATACCACTTATTCGTTCATATATGAGCGATCAACAAGTACTTTGCGAAGTTCTTGGCTTTAAATATCGTTCGACCGCGGATTCTACGCCATTCTCATTGCAAAAAGTTACAGCACTGATGTTACAACACGGTGTTATTGAATTAGATGATATTTTGCCTTGGCTCGTCCCAGATGACAAGAGTATTATTAAAGATCATGCTCAGGCAATGAAACAGGCTAAAGAATACGTACGTAAAATGAGTGTCATTTCGACCAAGGACAAAGAAGAAGTCCcagaagaaaaggaaaatgtTCAG GACAAATACGGGAGTAATCAAAAATTCGGACTGTGCGAGGCTTTGTTAGAGATCGGTGCTTGGCAAGTAgctcaaaatttattcaaccGATTGCCCGATCATTGTTTCACTGATCAACGACCCATTGCACTGGCTTTGTGCAAAATGATTCAGTCACTCATCGAACCAGTCTATCGCAA GCACTGTATAATTTCGCCAAAATTGCCAGGTCGCAAGGTTCCACCTCTTGAAAGTACATTAGCTCCGAAACCAATGGAAAACTTGCAGAGTATTCACGAACAATTATTACCAATGTTGATGATACTCGGTCCGAATTTGCATCATGATCCAATTCTTATGTACAAAATCATGAGGTTGTGTCACGCAGCGATAAAACAGTGTCCGATTGACGCGAGCAAGCAACTTGTTGACAAAACGAATACTCTTTACTACGATGTTCTAACGATTCTCGATGGGGCACTGTTGCCATCGCTTTCATTCATGGACTGCAATTGTTGTGTCGCTGAAGAAATGTGGAACATCCTCAAACATTATCCGTATCAAAATCGTTACGCACTTTATGCGCGTTGGAAAAACGACACGCCGCAACAACATGCGGCCCTCTTAAGGAAACGCGCGGACgctgaaaagaaaatcaaatcaatcatgaaacgTGTTagcaaagaaacgattaaaccGGTCGGAAGATCCATTGGAAAGTTAACTCATTCTTCGCCAGGAGTTTTATTCGATTATGTACtcattcaaattcaactttacGACAACCTTATAG GTCCCGTCGTCGATTCTCTAAAATATTTAACAAATATCTCGTACGATGTGCTTGGTTACTGTTTGgtcgaggctctcgccggtGCTGATCGAGACAGATTTAAACATGATGGTACAAGCATATCATTGTGGTTACAGTCATTAGCCTCGTTTTGCGGtgctattttcaaaaaatataacaTCGAATTGACTGGTCTCCTTCAGTACGTTGCGGATCAACTAAAAGCACAAAAAAG CTTGGATCTTCTTATTCTCAAAGAAATAGTACAAAAAATGGCGGGTATTGAAGCAGCTGAGGAAATGACTGCCGATCAACTCGACGCGATGGGCGGTGGAGACCTTTTGAAAAACGAG GCTGGTTACTTCGGTCAAGtacgaaatacaaaaaaatcatcgcaACGATTGAAGGAGACTTTGGCAGAACACGATTTGGCCGTAGCACTTTGTTTATTGATGGCACAGCAGAAGCACTGTGTAGTTTATCGTGAAACTGATCAGTCCCATCTCAAACTTGTTG GTAAATTATACGACCAGTGCCAAGACACCCTCGTCCAATTCGGAACTTTTTTGGGCTCTACGATGACAGTCGACGAGTATGTCGAAAGACTCCCGTCCATACACTCAATGCTCCAAGACAATCATATACATTCGGACGTTGCCTTTTTCCTCGCACGTCCAATGTTTGCACATGCTATAAAC atcaaatatgatgctcTCCGGAAAGCTGACCCGAATTACAAGAAAATGTCGACGTCAATGAAACAAGCTAAATATGCGGAAGCCGCTCAATTCGTAATGGCACCGGTTGCGCAATCGGTTCGTCCTTTGCACCCTCTCAAAGTTTGGGAAGACATATCTCCGCAATTTCTCGTTACATTCTGGTCCTTATCGATGTACGATTTATTCGTTCCTGTGGAGAGTTATCAGCGAGAGATTAACAAGCTGAAGCAACAAGCTGCTCAAGCTTCGGACTCGAAAGAAATG AACGTcagtaaagtgaaaaaagaacAAGAGCGTTGTGGGACGTTAATCGAAAAGCTTCAGGACGAGAAGAGAAAACAAGAAGAACACGTGGAAAAAGTATTTGCCTATCTACGACAAGAGAAAGATTCTTGGTTTCTGTCGAGAAGTGCAAAATCTgcaaaaaacgaaacaatCACACAGTTTCTACAACTCTGCTTATTCCCACGATGTACTTTTACTACCGTCGATGCAATGTATTGCGCTAAATTCGTACACACCATTCATTCACTCAAGACTgcgaatttttcaacgttacTTTGCTACGACAGA CTCTTTTGTGATATAACTTACTCTGTAACTTCTTGCACCGAAAACGAGGCGAATCGTTATGGACGGTTCCTGTGTGCAATGCTCGAAACAGTAATGAGATGGCACTCTGAGAAAGCGATATTCGATAAGGAATGTAGTAATTACCCTGGCTTCGTGACGAAATTTCGCGTCAGTAATCAATTTTCCGAAGCCAATGATATGGTCGGGTTCGAAAATTACCGACACGTCTGCCACAAGTGGCATTATAAAATTACGAAG gcAATCGTAGTATGTTTGGACTCTAAAGATTACGTTCAAATTAGGAATTCTTTGATAATACTTATCAAAATATTGCCACACTTTCCGGTGCTTTCTAAACTTTCATCCATTCTCGAGCGTAAAGTCGAGAAAGTACGGGAGGAAGAACGTGGACAACGGCAAGATTTGCACGTTCTCGCGACCTCTTACAGCGGACAATTGAAAGCGAGAGCACCGAATATGATTCGTGAATCAGATTTTCATCACGTCGGCGAAAAGACTGGAAAAATACAAGAGAATACGAACAATGATAGCAACGATAAAGTCAGCAATGGGGTAGTACCAAAAGAGGTTTCGAACGGTGAAGCAAAAGCCGAAAAGGATAGCAAAGAACAACGTGAAAAACGCAACGTCGCTAATCAAGTTCATCA CGAAATCACCGAGAAAGTACGGAAAAAGGAAGAGCCCAAGGAAACACtggaagcaaaagaaaaacacgtgaaaaaggaagaaattaaggaagaagaaaacattgagaaaaaagatcgCAAATATTATAAA GAGGAACATTATTATAGTGGAGGAGTCGATAATTTGGATCGAGATTTATCCAGTGTATCAAACAGTAGCGCAAGTTCCGGACCTCCTCAGGACGGGCCCGAAAGAG TTTCCGAaacgaagagaagaaaagttGAGAGCATTCCGAAG GAAGGACGTCGAGCCGAAGTCGTCGTCGATAAAAAGGAGCGTTCGGCCAAAGCGAAGGTCCGAGACGAACAAAAAGAattgagaagagaaaaaaaactcagccGAAAGAGG GATCGTACCGAAGAAACGGCAGTGGCTGCCGAACAAAAACGAAGGAAGGACGACGACAGGG CGAAAGGAACCCATCAAAATGGTGATCTTCCGGAGCACAGAGAAAAACATCACTATAGCAAG gAAAAATCACCGTACACGAAGGAACGCGCTCACGAACGGGAAGGTCGCGAAGGACGGGACAAACA TAGGAGAAGTTCGGATCCAAAACGAAGATGA